The proteins below come from a single Nocardioides eburneiflavus genomic window:
- a CDS encoding acyl-CoA synthetase codes for MTRHISIPETNAAQTKPPVLGHPANSGHRVDINAATAVARHARFRPDSTAVVYEGGDLTYGELDDRAARLASVLADGGTSEGDRVAYLGLNSLSFLVTMLAAFRLGAIFVPINFRLAGPELESVLARSGANTIVCEEGHRAAVDAVTGHRLSLRLLVDDDPAIPTTPVTRPWIGWSALLADATPYAEIAVSDFDDPAILMFTSGTTGLPKGVVLTHGNAWWNSVNVELMLDSRPGDTTHAAAPLFHIGALNSFVLRALVRGNRIVLRRGFDPEQTLDDYARYAVGSTFAVPTMFQALARHPGFADADLSALRSVVVAGAPVPPSLIRQCAERGIQLQQAWGLTETAPFATHLPAEWTLAKTGSAGIPMPYTEVRVVDMEVGDPLPATRRGEIVVRGPNVTPGYWEDPEATDAAFDGEGWFHSGDIGYLDDDGFLFIVDRLKDMIISGGENVYPAEVERALADLPCAVDVGVVGVPDDEWGEAVVVVVAVAPGAELTLEQVREHAAKSLARYKLPRRLQIVDSLPRNASGKLDKIRMRSSLAMEES; via the coding sequence ATGACCAGGCACATCTCGATCCCCGAAACGAACGCCGCGCAGACGAAGCCGCCGGTGCTCGGCCACCCCGCGAACTCCGGCCACCGGGTCGACATCAACGCGGCCACCGCGGTCGCCCGGCACGCCCGCTTCCGGCCGGACAGCACCGCGGTCGTCTACGAGGGCGGCGACCTGACCTACGGAGAGCTCGACGATCGTGCCGCCCGGCTGGCCTCCGTGCTGGCCGACGGCGGCACGAGCGAGGGTGACCGGGTCGCCTACCTCGGGCTCAACAGCCTGTCGTTCCTGGTCACCATGCTGGCGGCGTTCCGGCTTGGTGCGATCTTTGTGCCGATCAACTTCCGGCTCGCCGGTCCGGAGCTGGAGTCGGTGCTGGCCCGCAGCGGCGCCAACACGATCGTGTGCGAGGAGGGCCATCGCGCCGCCGTCGACGCGGTCACGGGTCACCGGCTCTCTCTCAGGCTGCTCGTCGACGACGATCCGGCGATCCCGACCACCCCGGTGACCAGGCCATGGATCGGCTGGTCGGCGTTGTTGGCAGACGCGACGCCGTACGCTGAGATCGCGGTGAGCGACTTCGATGATCCGGCGATCCTTATGTTCACCTCGGGCACGACCGGCCTCCCGAAGGGGGTCGTGCTCACCCACGGCAACGCGTGGTGGAACTCCGTCAACGTCGAGCTCATGCTCGACAGCCGGCCCGGTGACACCACCCACGCCGCGGCGCCGCTCTTCCACATCGGCGCGCTCAACAGTTTCGTGCTGCGTGCTCTGGTGCGCGGCAACCGCATCGTGCTGCGCCGCGGGTTCGACCCGGAGCAGACCCTCGACGACTACGCTCGGTACGCCGTCGGGTCGACGTTCGCGGTCCCGACCATGTTCCAGGCGCTGGCCCGACACCCAGGCTTCGCCGATGCAGACCTCTCCGCGCTCCGGTCTGTCGTCGTTGCTGGCGCGCCCGTCCCGCCGTCGCTGATCCGGCAGTGCGCCGAGCGAGGCATCCAATTGCAACAGGCCTGGGGTCTGACTGAGACCGCCCCGTTCGCGACCCATCTGCCGGCGGAGTGGACGTTGGCCAAGACGGGCTCGGCCGGCATCCCGATGCCGTACACCGAGGTGCGGGTCGTCGACATGGAGGTCGGCGATCCGCTCCCAGCAACCCGACGGGGAGAGATCGTCGTACGCGGCCCCAACGTGACGCCTGGCTACTGGGAGGATCCTGAGGCCACGGATGCGGCGTTTGACGGAGAGGGGTGGTTCCACTCCGGGGACATCGGCTACCTGGACGACGACGGTTTCCTCTTCATCGTGGACCGCCTCAAGGACATGATCATCTCGGGAGGGGAGAACGTTTACCCCGCCGAGGTGGAGCGGGCACTCGCCGACCTTCCTTGTGCGGTCGACGTCGGCGTCGTCGGCGTGCCGGACGATGAGTGGGGTGAGGCGGTGGTCGTGGTAGTCGCCGTGGCCCCGGGCGCCGAGCTCACCCTCGAGCAGGTCCGCGAGCACGCCGCGAAGAGTCTGGCCCGCTACAAGCTGCCCAGGCGGCTGCAGATCGTCGACAGCCTCCCGCGCAACGCCTCCGGCAAGCTCGACAAGATCCGGATGCGTTCGAGCCTCGCGATGGAGGAGTCATGA
- a CDS encoding IclR family transcriptional regulator translates to MSSTTTSRDDRAAIDKAFSLLVSFGAQASTGLGVSELARRAELSKSTAFRVLKMLERNGVVERVGSGYRFGRRLHELGSAVYSPENERIREALTPFLADLYELTHETVHLATLHGVEVVYLAKLYGHRRVPSPSRVGGRVPAHCTAIGKALAAHDPAAFDALATAPLTALTANSLVDSDRLTLQLMNVRRDGFAVESEEAAPGLACIAVPVFGVGGRPVAGLSVSGPVGSFDLQQHSPALRQVAHSASLAALRAGLGASLRRPRSVA, encoded by the coding sequence ATGAGCAGCACGACGACATCCCGCGACGATCGGGCAGCGATCGACAAGGCGTTCAGCCTGCTGGTCTCGTTCGGCGCCCAGGCCAGTACCGGCCTGGGCGTCAGTGAACTGGCTCGACGAGCGGAGTTGAGCAAGTCCACGGCCTTCCGGGTGCTCAAGATGCTCGAGCGCAACGGTGTCGTCGAGCGAGTGGGAAGCGGTTACCGCTTCGGTCGGCGACTTCACGAGTTGGGCAGCGCCGTCTACTCCCCCGAGAACGAGCGCATCCGCGAAGCCCTCACCCCGTTCCTGGCAGACCTGTACGAGTTGACCCACGAAACGGTCCATCTGGCCACGCTGCACGGCGTCGAGGTGGTGTACCTGGCCAAGCTCTACGGTCACCGCCGCGTTCCCTCGCCCTCCCGGGTCGGAGGACGAGTCCCTGCGCACTGCACGGCCATCGGCAAGGCCTTGGCTGCTCACGATCCCGCCGCCTTCGACGCCCTCGCCACCGCTCCGCTAACAGCGCTCACCGCGAACTCGCTCGTGGATTCCGATCGCCTGACCCTCCAGCTCATGAACGTACGCCGCGACGGTTTCGCAGTGGAGTCCGAGGAAGCCGCGCCGGGGCTCGCTTGCATCGCGGTTCCGGTCTTCGGGGTGGGCGGTCGTCCGGTCGCAGGTCTGTCCGTGTCCGGCCCCGTGGGCAGCTTCGACCTCCAACAGCATTCGCCTGCCCTTCGGCAAGTCGCACACTCCGCCTCGCTGGCCGCTCTGAGGGCGGGGCTGGGCGCATCCCTGCGCCGACCACGCTCCGTCGCATGA
- a CDS encoding helix-turn-helix domain-containing protein, with amino-acid sequence MHRFRLERGLSIGDLARRSGLAKQTLSKLEMGNGNPTVETLAAVGSALDVSLRRLVTEWGTPVYVLRSDQGEWSHSRGHQERALDEVYGSGYVRTVLLKMTRGDDSGEVDAHQPGTLHHAYVVRGKVRIGPTSDLVDLSAGDFVRFPGDIPHRQTCLSDRALLHMVTTLPQVRQFGPTVLSQAQST; translated from the coding sequence GTGCACCGTTTCCGGCTGGAGCGCGGGCTCAGCATCGGGGACCTGGCCCGAAGGTCAGGCTTGGCAAAGCAGACCCTGTCCAAACTCGAGATGGGGAACGGGAACCCGACTGTGGAGACCCTGGCTGCCGTCGGCTCCGCTCTCGACGTGTCGCTGCGACGCCTGGTCACCGAATGGGGCACCCCGGTGTACGTCCTGCGGTCGGACCAGGGGGAGTGGTCGCATTCCCGGGGACACCAAGAGCGCGCCCTGGACGAGGTCTACGGCTCGGGCTATGTGCGGACTGTGCTGCTGAAGATGACCCGCGGGGACGACTCCGGGGAGGTCGACGCTCACCAACCCGGCACGCTGCACCACGCCTACGTGGTGAGGGGGAAGGTGCGGATCGGGCCGACGAGCGACCTAGTCGATCTCTCGGCCGGAGACTTCGTCCGTTTCCCTGGCGACATCCCACATAGGCAGACGTGCCTGAGCGATCGGGCGCTGCTGCACATGGTCACCACGCTTCCGCAGGTGCGCCAGTTCGGCCCCACGGTGCTCAGCCAGGCCCAGTCCACATGA